From a single Nicotiana tomentosiformis chromosome 2, ASM39032v3, whole genome shotgun sequence genomic region:
- the LOC104100695 gene encoding glycine-rich domain-containing protein 2-like, with protein sequence MEMEQQLEWDEAQKIVINVDLVAAAKLHLEFLATLDRNRWLYEGPGLDMAIYRYYSCWLPLLAKHSESPFFEGPLVIPLDCEWVWHCHRLNPVRYKTDCEQLYGRLLDNHNVVSSLKGISNRETEEIWKHSYPNEPYDLESERALSDNIPVQILESEKCSNYDLVSAVKRQSPFFYQVSRPHMNNELYLEGAVARYKGFLHLIRRNRERSIKSFSVPTYDIDLIWHTHQLHPISYCKDLVDIMGKVLDHDDTDSDRTKGMKLDTGFSGTTKLWEEMYGLRYWRAGAMYRGNAPSPLRICPYPSNSMSKKADTFHADQKIIHLPEMKVLEVMLEIIGIRNLPEGQKGCFFVSFSKTQPDRIFNAKKKLTIFSESGEKQVAYFQCEPSGHLLLELMSQSSHGLPISKSGEVLGSTAFSLEDLICPASKLTMEKWLEVVPSTKIKVLEPICIRVAVSVTTPTAAPYVFHMVRSRAFSKTSCFFPLPGSIQYAKNWTRVIDDAGDELISLQMRNSKKSKRLSNSTLQKEVIGISKSGETHSLAELVGKEWLLLDSHWSLQLQTCSGDEGYLLELVGGSRIVKFFPGQRLDYEHKHCAKRRNQDDFMTAVEFSSEHPYGRALALLDLKCGVINVKEEWLLLPGTITTFILGDILRKEGYSSLLSSGNNLKDKNNSTE encoded by the exons ATGGAGATGGAGCAGCAGTTGGAGTGGGATGAAGCACAGAAGATTGTGATAAATGTAGACCTTGTTGCTGCAGCCAAACTGCATCTTGAGTTTCTTGCTACCCTTGATAGGAACCGTTGGCTCTATGAGGGCCCTGGTCTGGATATGGCTATTTATAG GTATTATTCGTGTTGGCTACCGTTATTGGCAAAACACTCTGAGTCCCCCTTCTTTGAAGGACCTTTGGTCATTCCCCTTGATTGTGAATGGGTTTGGCATTGTCACAGACTCAATCCT GTTAGATACAAGACTGACTGCGAGCAATTATATGGGAGACTTCTTGACAACCATAATGTTGTATCTTCTTTGAAAGGAATATCAAATAGGGAAACGGAAGAAATATGGAAGCACTCGTATCCAAATGAACCCTATGACTTGGAGTCAGAAAGAGCTCTTTCAGATAATATCCCTGTACAAATTCTAGAATCTGAAAAGTGCAGTAACTATGATTTAGTCTCTGCTGTTAAAAGGCAAAGCCCTTTCTTCTACCAG GTGTCTAGACCCCACATGAACAACGAGCTCTATCTTGAAGGAGCTGTGGCTCGATACAAGGGTTTCTTACACTTAATCCGGAGAAACAGAGAAAGATCAATCAAGAGCTTCTCTGTTCCGACTTATGACATTGACCTTATCTGGCACACTCACCAGTTACATCCGATTTCTTATTGTAAAGACCTTGTTGATATTATGGGTAAGGTGTTAGATCATGACGATACTGATTCAGACAGAACAAAAGGGATGAAGCTGGACACTGGGTTTTCTGGAACTACAAAGCTATGGGAGGAAATGTATGGTTTAAGATATTGGAGAGCAGGTGCAATGTATAGAGGAAATGCACCATCTCCTCTTAGAATTTGTCCTTATCCTTCCAATTCCATGAGCAAGAAGGCAGATACATTCCATGCAGATCAGAAGATAATTCATCTTCCAGAGATGAAAGTTCTTGAA GTCATGTTGGAGATCATAGGCATAAGAAACTTACCCGAAGGTCAAAAGGGATGCTTCTTTGTTTCTTTTAGCAAGACACAGCCTGATAGGATCTTTAATGCAAAAAAGAAACTTACTATTTTCTCTGAGAGTGGAGAAAAGCAGGTTGCTTATTTCCAATGTGAACCTAGTGGCCATCTTCTATTAGAACTCATGTCCCAATCATCTCATGGTTTGCCGATTTCAAAATCTGGTGAAGTTCTGGGTTCTACTGCCTTCTCTTTAGAAGATTTGATTTGCCCAGCTTCGAAACTCACAATGGAAAAATGGTTGGAAGTTGTGCCAAGCACTAAAATAAAAGTACTGGAACCAATCTGTATACGAGTAGCTGTATCGGTTACAACACCTACTGCAGCACCATATGTTTTTCACATGGTTCGCTCCCGAGCATTCTCAAAAACTTCTTGTTTTTTCCCACTACCTGGAAGTATTCAATATGCAAAGAATTGGACTCGTGTCATTGATGATGCTGGTGATGAGCTCATTAGCCTGCAAATGAG GAACTCCAAGAAATCAAAGAGATTGAGCAACTCTACATTGCAAAAGGAGGTGATTGGCATCAGCAAGTCTGGTGAGACGCATTCTCTTGCGGAGTTAGTCGGGAAAGAGTGGTTGCTGTTAGATTCCCACTGGTCCCTCCAACTTCAAACTTGCAGTGGTGATGAAGGTTACCTTTTGGAGTTGGTTGGTGGTTCCAGGATT GTAAAATTCTTCCCTGGTCAGAGATTGGATTATGAGCACAAGCATTGTGCAAAGCGAAGAAATCAAGATGATTTTATGACAGCAGTTGAATTCTCTTCAGAGCACCCATATGGAAGGGCACTGGCGTTGCTCGACTTAAAATGTGGTGTAATCAAC GTGAAAGAGGAGTGGTTACTTTTGCCTGGCACCATAACAACTTTTATACTAGGTGATATTTTGAGAAAGGAAGGGTATAGTAGCTTGCTGAGCAGCGGCAACAATTTGAAGGATAAGAATAATTCAACTGAATAA
- the LOC104100694 gene encoding transcription factor GTE7-like gives MASAVLPSRNEAHWDVFMRKYTSNSTAHSQLNSRFNPNPNPNPNPNFNLSRQVQNVSALPHLRQGNEPLPRAVPLPAVETANTNVPPFSWKPNAVHDLSDSFHREYVTFNLASYSRRELKDLKKRLISDLNRVRGVLNSIESHDFVSRTSRELVQPTVAPELQQNQPALPPHHEKPGGKSKSKKLSGQKRALAALASGKEPKRQPVVEGDKFFVTLMRKCRQILAKLMKHKNGWVFNTPVDVKSLGLYDYFDIIKHPMDLGTVKLRLDRNEYRTPQDFAADVRLTFNNAMTYNPKGQDVHAMAEKFLVDFEEMFKPAYKKYEAEHQKVATIMQVNCQKNLSQPALIPPPNVLRGPLPVTKRSDPERLHSTLLNQHQFQVQNLSAPPAPFFVTPAVKTPPPQQPVIMPRTAKLPKPKTKDPNKRQMTFEEKAKLGVNLQNLPPEKMGHVVQIVKRRNPNVAQEDDEIELDFEVLDNETLWELDRFVSYHRKALSAMQRQGITEDVAATQLNKSPEKAPTPEHAMQKNKKGDIGEEDVDIGEEIPVENFPPVQIEKDAPCASSGSSSSSSSSSGSDSSSSDSDSGSSSESDSDEDSVQSPYVEAKEI, from the exons ATGGCATCGGCCGTTTTACCGAGCAGAAATGAAGCGCACTGGGATGTTTTTATGAGGAAATATACAAGTAATTCCACTGCTCATTCTCAGCTCAACAGCCGGTTCAACCCTAACCCTAACCCTAACCCTAACCCCAATTTTAACCTTAGCAGACAAGTCCAAAATGTTTCAGCCTTACCTCACCTCCGGCAAGGCAACGAGCCATTGCCTAGGGCTGTTCCGTTGCCGGCGGTGGAAACGGCTAACACTAATGTGCCGCCGTTCAGTTGGAAACCAAATGCTGTTCATGATCTCAGCGACTCGTTTCACAGAGAGTACGTGACTTTCAATTTGGCTTCTTATTCGAGAAGAGAGTTGAAGGATCTCAAGAAGCGGCTAATCTCTGATCTAAATCGGGTCCGGGGCGTTCTGAACAGCATCGAATCCCATGATTTCGTCTCCAGGACGTCCAGAGAACTCGTACAGCCGACGGTAGCACCAGAGCTTCAGCAGAACCAACCGGCATTGCCCCCGCATCATGAGAAACCTGGTGGAAAGAGCAAGAGCAAGAAGCTCTCTGGACAAAAGCGAGCTTTAGCGGCATTAGCATCGGGGAAAGAACCTAAGCGGCAGCCAGTGGTCGAAGGGGATAAGTTTTTTGTAACTCTGATGAGGAAGTGCCGGCAGATATTGGCGAAATTAATGAAGCATAAGAATGGCTGGGTGTTTAATACACCAGTGGATGTTAAGAGCCTGGGACTTTATGACTATTTTGATATCATAAAGCACCCTATGGATCTCGGAACTGTGAAATTAAGGCTGGACAGGAATGAGTACAGAACGCCACAAGATTTTGCAGCTGATGTGAGACTGACTTTCAACAATGCCATGACTTATAACCCTAAAGGCCAGGATGTGCATGCTATGGCTGAAAAGTTCCTAGTTGACTTTGAAGAGATGTTTAAACCAGCTTACAAAAAGTATGAAGCTGAGCATCAGAAGGTTGCAACTATTATGCAGGTGAATTGCCAGAAGAATCTGTCTCAGCCTGCACTAATTCCGCCACCAAATGTGTTACGTGGACCATTGCCAGTTACAAAAAGATCAGACCCTGAGCGATTGCATTCCACATTGTTGAATCAACACCAATTTCAGGTACAGAATTTGAGTGCACCACCTGCACCTTTTTTTGTAACCCCTGCAGTGAAAACTCCTCCTCCACAGCAGCCTGTCATTATGCCTCGCACAGCTAAATTGCCCAAGCCTAAGACTAAGGATCCAAACAAAAGGCAGATGACCTTTGAGGAGAAGGCAAAGTTAGGGGTTAACTTGCAGAATCTTCCACCAGAGAAGATGGGTCATGTGGTGCAAATTGTGAAGAGGAGGAACCCTAATGTGGCACAGGAAGATGACGAGATTGAGCTCGACTTCGAGGTCCTTGACAATGAAACGCTATGGGAACTGGATAGATTTGTAAGTTACCATAGGAAGGCTCTGAGCGCAATGCAGAGACAAGGAATCACTGAAGATGTTGCTGCCACACAGCTCAACAAG TCGCCTGAGAAGGCACCAACACCAGAGCATGCAATGCAGAAAAACAAGAAGGGGGACATTGGGGAAGAGGATGTTGATATCGGGGAGGAAATACCAGTTGAAAACTTTCCTCCGGTGCAGATTGAGAAGGATGCCCCATGTGCAAGTAGTGGGTCAAGCAGTTCTAGTAGCTCAAGTTCTGGCAGCGATTCCTCTTCCAGTG ATTCAGATTCAGGAAGTTCGTCTGAGAGTGATTCTGATGAGGATAGTGTACAGTCACCTTATGTTGAAGCAAAAGAGATATAA
- the LOC104100697 gene encoding uncharacterized protein, with amino-acid sequence MATLDQEDTFAGVTAATNFGIDPSDPLYLHPSDNPGAMLVSVPFSGTGYRSWRRSVMRGLSVKNKLGFISGECKPPEPQSQRFRQLERCDDMVTSWILNSLSKDIADSVEYANNDVELWRELEDRYERTNGARLYLIQKEINDLSQGVLDITGYYTKLKKLWEELNTLSKKTHCSCICTCGAKENMHKAEQDRRLK; translated from the coding sequence ATGGCCACATTAGATCAGGAAGACACATTTGCTGGTGTCACCGCTGCGACAAACTTTGGAATAGATCCAAGCGATCCTCTTTATCTACATCCGTCAGATAATCCTGGAGCGATGCTCGTCTCGGTTCCTTTTAGTGGAACTGGATATAGGTCTTGGAGACGCAGCGTTATGCGTGGTCTGTCCGTCAAAAATAAGCTTGGGTTTATAAGTGGAGAATGTAAACCACCAGAGCCTCAATCTCAGAGATTCCGACAATTGGAGCGATGCGATGATATGGTAACGTCTTGGATTCTAAATTCACTCTCTAAAGACATCGCGGACAGTGTGGAATATGCTAATAATGATGTTGAGTTGTGGAGAGAATTGGAGGATCGATATGAGCGGACTAATGGTGCTAGGCTATATCTGATCCAAAAGGAGATAAACGACTTGTCTCAGGGTGTGCTGGATATTACAGGTTATTATACTAAGCTGAAGAAGCTGTGGGAAGAACTAAATACTTTGAGCAAAAAGACTCATTGCAGTTGTATCTGTACGTGTGGTGCCAAGGAGAATATGCACAAGGCCGAGCAGGACAGAAGATTGAAATAA